actaaacaaggccttcgttGAGAAGAAAAACTTGTGGCAATTAGACTGGACTAGGCATGAAGTGATTCAAGAGCTAGTAGCAAAGCATGAGGATGAAAGGGTGGGGGTAGGGGGTAAGGATGGCAGTGGGTAAGGGTGTAAGTGTGTTACTTCACCCGTTAGTGTTTAAAATTCAAAGGATCCCATCTATTGTGATTACAACTTAACACGTGAATACAGGTACCCACAGCTATCATACTCGATAGGTGCGGGTGAAAAATGTTACCTAGGTACAAATGCATGTATGAAATCTACCCATGGTTCCTAATTTATttctaatttatttatttatttttttaaaaaagagatAAAAACACCTCCTTGTTATTATAGGAGAAGCCTGAGCTGGTCGAAGCTACACCAAATGGGACTAAAAGAGTTACGGATTTATGTGCTTTCTAGACAGCCCATCATTTAGGATTATTGTTTTAATTAGTGGCGAAAAAAGAATTTTCATCTCCATTTCTCGCCACGAGTCCACGGCCATCCCTTCTCTCCATTTTTCTCTCCCCGCATTAAGGATCCATCACTATCCTATACATTGACCTCCCTCCTATCCTCCCCCTCCTTCCCGTCCTCTCTCCCAAACCGCACCTGTTCAGCTGTGTCACAGCAAACTCTGCCATtgttcctctgtttcttctttgCAAGGATCAGGACAATAGTTCTAGTGATGATCTCCTCCTCAACATCTGTCTCCATCACAAGAAGAAGGGGCGGACAGGAAGACGACGACACAAGATTCAGGCGACACTCCCACCATTGCTGCTGACCACCTCCAAATTGTCTTCTTTCTCCTCCTCCTACCTGGCTCTCTAGATCGAATCACGGGTCAGCCAGACCCGGGCCATGAGCCACTACACCACCATGCATGCAGCCATCAACTACGCCGCGCTGCCACCCACGTCGCCGCTGCAGCTCCCCCTCCCGTACCTCCCGCCGCCTTCTCCGCCGCCGTTATCGCTACCGCCGCtgctgtcgccgccgccgccgccgccaccggcggCGTCCTCTGACGCTGGCTTTCAGAGCAGGATCAGCCCCAGCGTCCTTCTCATCATCCTGATCTTGGCCGTCATCTTCTTCGTCTCCGGCCTGCTGCACCTCCTCGTCCGGTTCCTGCTCCGCCCGGCGCCGCGGGATCCCGGCGACGCGTACGGGGGCGACGCGAACGCCACCGCGTTCCAGGGACAGCTCCAGcagctgttccacctccatgaCGCCGGTGTCGACCAGTCCTTCATCGATGCGCTGCCGGTGTTCCTGTACGGCGCCGTGGTCGGCGCCGGCGGGAAGGACCCCTTCGACTGCGCGGTGTGCCTCTGCGAGTTCGCGGACGACgaccgcctccgcctcctcccCAAGTGCAGCCACGCGTTCCACGTCGACTGCATCGACACGTGGCTGCTGTCGCACTCCACCTGCCCGCTCTGCCGCCGCAGCCTCCTCGCCGACTTCTCCccctgcggcggcggctgcagcCCGCTGGTGTTCGTCCTCGAGTCCGTGTCCGGCTCCGAGGGCTCCGTCTCCGATCGCCTCGACGCGGCGTCCTCCGCGCGCCTCAGCTTTGTCATGGAGCAGGAGCAGGCGGGGCAGGACCGGAAACACGCCGCCGCTGAGGCTGCGGAGAAGAAGGACAACGAGGTGGTCGTTCCTGTGAAGCTCGGCAAGTTCAGAAGCCAGCAGGCCACCGAAGgcgccggcggcagcggcgccaACCCTGGAAGCCAGGACGTGAGGCGGTGCTTCTCCATGGGGACCTACGAGTACGTCATGGACGAGAGCTCCCTGCTCCGCGTCGCCGTGAAGCCGCCGGAGAAAAAGCGGCCCGCGACTCGCATGCCGGGGCACCGTGTTGCCATGTCGGAGTGCGACTGCCACTCCAAGCGGGAAGGATTCCGCGGGTTCGATGCGCCgcccaagcagcagcagcagccgtcgTCGAAAGCGGCGGTGGACAAGAGGGAGAGCTTCTCCATCTCCAAGATATGGATGCGCAGCGGCGGGGCGAGGAGGAAGGACGTGTCCTCCGGCGCAATCGCTGCGCCGTCGTGCTCGACCTCGCGCCGCGCGTCGTCGTTCCGGCTCCCCTCGGCGCTCCAGCGCACGGCGAGCGACGTCGGGGTGACAGCAACGGCGTTGGTCGTCCCGAAGCGCCGGGCGGACGTGGTGAGCCCCGTGACGGAGTCCGAGTACAACGTGTCGACGTGGGACAAGAGCGCCAGCGGCAGCGTCGTGGATTGGGACGTCGagtccgccgccggcggcggccatggcctcAGCTCCAGAGCCGACGAGGCGCCGTCCTTCGCCCGGCGGACGCTGCTCTGGATCAGAGGCCACCTATGAAGTGAATCGAAGCAGAGATCTTGGCTTCTACCACCTGGTTCTTCCCCTCTGCTCCTCCCCGTGTAACTGTGTATGCATGCAGATGCAGCAACAGATCGCAGGAAATTTGCATTGCTTGGCGAGTGGAAGAAATGGTGGATATGAGTTCGAGGTAAAAAGGATTACGGCTCGAGATTTTCAGATGGTTTCACATAGCATTTCGCAACTGTGTGTAGTAGATTAGCTGTATTTGCTTTGCATTTTTACTGTACATTCAAAATTGCTTCAGTAGGGTTTTCTTTGGGGTAAATTCTGAACTGAAGATCTGAAATGGCAGAACCCTATATTGCTTGATCACAGTTTGAAAGAAATGTGTCCTCAACAGGAAAGCTGAATTAAAGGCATAataatctaaggccttgtttagttcaccctgaaaaccaaaaagttttcaagattccccatcacatcgaatcttatagcacatgcataaaacattaaatatagacgaaaataaaaactaactacacagtttagctgtaaatcacgagacgaatcttttgatcctagttagtccatgatcggataatatttgtcacaaacaaacgaaagtgctacagtaccgaaaacttttcacttttcggaactaaacaaggcctaacagaaCTTAACTGAAACAGAATCTTTCTGAACATGTCATCACAAAATTtgaacttgggccttgtttagttcctagaaaattttgcaaaatttttcacattctccgtcacatcgaatctttagacgcatgcatggagtattaaatatagacgaaaataaaaactaattgcacagtttggtcgaaattgacgaaacgaatcttttgagcctagttagttcatgattggacaatatttatcaaatacaaacgaaagtgctacagtgtcgattttgcaaaatttttcggaactaaacaaggccttgcataACAACAATTCAGGGAATTTCCTAGTCAGAACATCACCCCTTCCTCcatttagggcactcacaatgcagactctatcatagagtctaaagttatttattacctcgaacaatgtggacttggagtctaaataagacttggagtcttattttttctacctctttcttcaataaatatgctgccacatcagcaaaataccataaataatatgtaattaagtgtcttggactctgtgatagagtcttgcattgtgagtgcccttacctGTAAAAGTGCTTCATTTGTTGCTCGAATAGTTTTCTGAACTGGAACATTTACTCCTGGATCTGGTGGCTGTACAACAGCTCAGCGAAGAGGCTGGAGCAGAAATTTGAAAACTCCAATTCCAAGCTGCTCATGTCATTTATTATTCCTTGCCTTGTTCAATTGAGCAACACGCTGCCGTCATCATTGCAGCCTTGAATGCCGGAGCCAGTTAGTAGGTGCTCCACTTTTATTTCACTTCTTGACTTGTAACGAGCAAATatcctttaggccttgtttagtttaaaaaaatttgcaaaactttttagatttttcgtcacatcaaatcttacagcacatgtatgaatcattaaatatagataaaaaaactaattacacagtttatctataatttgcgagataaatcttttaagcctagttaatctataattggataatatttgttaatacaaacgaaagtactacaatgttagttttgcaaatttttttaactaaacaagacccaaaacATTTTCTATATCTTTCCTAAATGGTAGGAATAtaaattttaataaaaaattATTCTCCAACAGCTTATCTAAATAGTTAAGCAAATATAGTCAAGATCTATTCCAGATTTTTTGCTAGCCAAAATAAAAGACGGGAATGGCTCTCCAGAGAGCGCACGAGATCTAGAAAAGTTGTTGGAGAGTGAAAAGATATAGAAAATGCTTGTTATGAAAATGACTCCAATGATGAGTTAGAGAGTGAGGTTTAGAAAAACTTTTGGAGatactcttaggccttgtttagttttaaaaaatttgcaaaatttttaggattctctgtcacatcgaatctttagacgcatgcatgaaacattaaatataaacaaaaataaaaactaattacacagttcacctgtaatttgcgagacaaatcttttgagcctaattagtccataattaaataatatttgtcaaatacaaacaaatgcCCAATccattaaagaaaaaaaaaggaaaatatttcatTCTTACTCATAAAGAAAGTTAGtttggacaaggtttgagtcaaacattgtgaatataaatcatgaataacttttaagttgttaagtttggaaatgtgaaaatcatatgaatagatttgtcttgataaataatttcataaaaatatacatatactactttttgataaatatttttataaaaacaggaAGTCAAAATTAGGTTTTGAAAATCATGTCATCCTTCCAAACGACTTTTTTTATTGATATAGAGGGAATATACTTTTGAAAAGAGGTGATACTGGCAAGGTTGCTGCCGGTGCAAGTTGCTTCGTAGTTTGAGGCCGGGGGACAATGATGAGTTAGGAATCCTTAAACATGTGCAGCTTTAGATAATTAGACCAAGGGTCAATGCTTGcagcataaaaaaaatatatagttgACCTATTGTCAACCATAGAAAGGATAAATTAATTTGGGAGCCGTTCGATTGTCGtgtttaaagattttttttatacTCCAGTAGTACTATTGGCGTAATCAAGATCAGGATCTGCTGATTGGGCAACCCGCATCCGGAGCTATCTGGTTGATTCTGCTCTTGTCCCAAGCCTCCCACTCTCAGGCAGGAGTtaggagtagtaattaataactATAGAGCATAGAGCTTGCTAAgggcaattaattacatattatttatggtattttgctgatgtgacagtatatttattgaagaaagagatagaacaAATActaagacttcaagtcttatttagactctaagtccacattgattgaagtaataaataactttagcctctatgatagagtctgcattgtgagtgccctaagagcAAAGCCAATAATAAAGCCAAGTATTTGGCTATAAGTCAAATTATAAGAACCaagatatataaatatattaagcCATGATTAGCTCATATGATGGTACCGTAAACATGGGCTAATTAGGattaatagatttatcttacTAATTAATCACGACTCATAcaattagttttaaaaaattagTTTACATTTGATCCTTGTAATTAGTATCGAAACATAATGCTAATTTTTAACAACTAGGATCTAAATAGGTCGTAAGTACGAATACTCTGGAGGCCAAAACAATTGAGTAAAGTCACAAGATCTCCTTTTTAGAACAGCTCCAATCTTTTATCCATTATTACTCCATGTGTTCCAAATACTCCGcgcgttccaaattataaaacattttAACTTTTTTGATACATTGATTTTTCTATATATCTaaacacaatatatatatatccaaatatatagtaaaagttATATGTACAAATGCCAAAATAATGTCTTGTAATTTAAAATGGAGAGAGTAGTTATGTTGATCTCTTTTTCTGGCCAAgttgaaggccttgtttagttctaaatttttttgcaaaataggaatagtaccactttcgtttgtatttgacaaatattatccaatcatgtactaactagactcaaaagattcgtcttgtcaattccgaccaaactgtgcaattagtttttattttcgtctatatttaatatttcatgcatgcgtctaaagatttgatatgacggagaatctgaaaaattttgcaattttttttgaactaaacaaggccgaaatgTAGGTGTTGGCCAAAGGAGGCCATGCCTGAAAGGGTAAATTATATGAGAATCCAGGGCAAAGGGGGGGGGgttactttttttttgaaaaacaaaTAATTTTGGTCTCTAGATGAGT
This window of the Sorghum bicolor cultivar BTx623 chromosome 7, Sorghum_bicolor_NCBIv3, whole genome shotgun sequence genome carries:
- the LOC8080620 gene encoding RING-H2 finger protein ATL13, which gives rise to MSHYTTMHAAINYAALPPTSPLQLPLPYLPPPSPPPLSLPPLLSPPPPPPPAASSDAGFQSRISPSVLLIILILAVIFFVSGLLHLLVRFLLRPAPRDPGDAYGGDANATAFQGQLQQLFHLHDAGVDQSFIDALPVFLYGAVVGAGGKDPFDCAVCLCEFADDDRLRLLPKCSHAFHVDCIDTWLLSHSTCPLCRRSLLADFSPCGGGCSPLVFVLESVSGSEGSVSDRLDAASSARLSFVMEQEQAGQDRKHAAAEAAEKKDNEVVVPVKLGKFRSQQATEGAGGSGANPGSQDVRRCFSMGTYEYVMDESSLLRVAVKPPEKKRPATRMPGHRVAMSECDCHSKREGFRGFDAPPKQQQQPSSKAAVDKRESFSISKIWMRSGGARRKDVSSGAIAAPSCSTSRRASSFRLPSALQRTASDVGVTATALVVPKRRADVVSPVTESEYNVSTWDKSASGSVVDWDVESAAGGGHGLSSRADEAPSFARRTLLWIRGHL